A genomic stretch from Spiroplasma endosymbiont of Clivina fossor includes:
- the gpmI gene encoding 2,3-bisphosphoglycerate-independent phosphoglycerate mutase — protein sequence MMRTKNPILLAILDGFGIATEQASNAVTKAKMEHFKYLQSTYPSLAIHASGKWVGLPDGQMGNSEVGHLHIGAGRILYQSLSLINNAIGDKSFYENPALLAAIYQAKSNNSRLHIIGLLSDGGVHSHINHLLAILTMAKEQQFKDVYVHAILDGRDTKQDVAKEYLTKLMSVMNELQVGYLSSISGRYYAMDRDQRWERMKLAYDVIMQRNGASFSNPLTYIDDEYACSRNDEFIIPAYNEQVANGYIKDNDSVIFTNFRPDRAIQLAAAITNREYVWNSEVVRNNLFFVTMTEYSVDVKANQIAFQSQNVNNGLGEWISKQGLEQLRIAETEKYAHVTYFFDGGRDIMFSGEDRILVSSPRVATYDLKPEMAANEVAKELISKIKMQKYDLIVLNFANPDMVGHTGNLLATIKALQVVDKCLKEIYEPLKSLGGIMVLTADHGNAEIMIDETGDINKKHTSQLVPLVITKSDLKLVTNTDISLANIAPTICNLLGISIPDEMTSKSIIKK from the coding sequence ATGATGAGAACTAAAAATCCAATATTATTAGCAATTTTAGATGGTTTTGGCATTGCTACTGAACAAGCTTCTAATGCGGTTACGAAAGCTAAGATGGAACATTTTAAATATTTACAAAGTACTTATCCGTCATTAGCAATTCATGCTTCAGGAAAATGAGTTGGTTTACCAGATGGACAAATGGGAAACTCGGAAGTGGGTCATTTGCATATTGGTGCGGGAAGAATTTTATATCAATCATTATCGCTAATTAATAATGCTATTGGTGATAAATCTTTTTATGAAAATCCAGCTCTGTTAGCTGCTATTTATCAAGCTAAAAGTAATAATTCGCGATTGCATATTATTGGTTTATTATCTGATGGTGGTGTTCATTCGCATATTAATCATTTATTAGCAATTTTGACAATGGCAAAAGAACAGCAGTTTAAAGATGTTTATGTGCATGCGATTTTAGATGGTCGTGATACTAAACAGGATGTTGCTAAAGAGTACTTAACAAAGTTAATGTCTGTGATGAATGAATTACAAGTTGGATATTTATCTAGTATTTCGGGAAGATATTACGCAATGGATCGTGACCAACGATGAGAGCGAATGAAGTTAGCGTATGATGTCATTATGCAACGGAATGGCGCTAGTTTTAGTAATCCTTTAACATATATTGATGATGAGTATGCTTGTTCTCGTAATGATGAATTTATTATTCCGGCATATAATGAACAAGTTGCTAATGGTTATATTAAAGATAATGATAGTGTAATTTTTACTAATTTCCGTCCTGACCGTGCTATTCAATTAGCTGCGGCAATAACTAATCGTGAATATGTGTGAAATTCAGAAGTAGTTCGTAATAATTTATTTTTTGTAACAATGACAGAATATAGTGTTGATGTTAAAGCTAATCAAATTGCTTTTCAAAGTCAAAATGTGAATAATGGTCTTGGTGAATGAATTAGTAAGCAAGGATTAGAACAATTACGAATTGCTGAAACCGAAAAATATGCTCATGTTACTTATTTCTTTGATGGTGGCAGAGATATTATGTTTTCTGGTGAAGACCGCATATTAGTTTCTTCACCACGAGTTGCCACTTATGATTTAAAACCAGAAATGGCTGCCAACGAAGTTGCTAAGGAATTAATTAGTAAAATTAAAATGCAAAAATATGATTTGATTGTTCTTAATTTTGCTAATCCTGATATGGTAGGTCATACTGGTAATTTATTAGCTACTATTAAAGCATTACAAGTAGTTGATAAATGTTTAAAAGAAATATATGAACCATTAAAATCGTTAGGGGGCATTATGGTATTAACAGCTGATCATGGTAATGCTGAAATTATGATTGATGAGACGGGTGATATTAATAAGAAACATACTTCACAGTTAGTGCCATTAGTTATTACTAAATCAGATTTAAAATTGGTAACAAATACCGATATTAGTTTAGCAAATATTGCTCCAACAATTTGTAATTTATTAGGAATTAGCATTCCTGATGAAATGACAAGTAAATCAATTATTAAAAAATAA
- a CDS encoding HAD family hydrolase translates to MINSRNIKVIAIDIDGTLLTDKGKILDDTREAIIRVQEKGIKVVLATGRAPL, encoded by the coding sequence GTGATAAATAGTAGGAATATTAAAGTAATTGCAATTGATATTGATGGCACTTTATTAACTGATAAAGGAAAAATATTAGATGATACTAGGGAAGCTATTATTCGAGTACAAGAGAAAGGCATTAAAGTTGTTTTAGCAACGGGGAGGGCACCTCTCTAG
- a CDS encoding IS1/IS1595 family N-terminal zinc-binding domain-containing protein produces the protein MEKIIQELVNTLTDDQFLEFYEKVKQQAELIKKQKRLNEIDQKFRVQGIKCPKCESYHCVKNGHNSEGKQKYLCKNCRASFDAFRNHFIYWSHLNYEQWNLLIQISLLGQSSKTISRFIKTTLKTAWYNRQKLMKSKQLENTQLKFKKLSGKIQIDETFIKEIHKGNFKYKTDPRRIHLDPFATNTKCCIQMAIDNNNNIYVKSTNTKRLQKQWVIENMNKELINENSIITSDIQKLYFLVAKQTNSFNFVENSW, from the coding sequence ATGGAAAAAATAATTCAAGAACTAGTAAATACTTTAACAGATGATCAATTTTTAGAATTTTATGAAAAAGTCAAACAACAAGCAGAATTAATAAAAAAACAAAAACGTTTAAATGAAATTGATCAAAAATTTAGAGTGCAAGGTATTAAATGCCCTAAATGTGAATCTTACCATTGCGTTAAAAATGGACATAATTCAGAAGGAAAACAAAAATATTTATGTAAAAATTGCCGTGCAAGTTTTGACGCTTTTCGTAATCATTTTATTTATTGAAGTCATTTAAATTATGAACAATGAAATTTATTGATTCAAATTTCATTGCTGGGGCAATCTAGTAAAACAATTTCTCGTTTTATTAAAACTACATTAAAAACTGCTTGATATAATCGTCAAAAATTAATGAAATCAAAACAATTAGAAAATACCCAATTAAAATTTAAAAAATTATCTGGTAAAATCCAAATCGATGAAACATTTATTAAAGAAATCCATAAAGGAAATTTCAAATATAAAACTGATCCACGAAGAATTCACCTTGACCCATTCGCAACTAATACTAAATGCTGTATTCAAATGGCAATTGATAATAATAACAATATTTATGTTAAATCCACAAACACCAAACGTTTACAAAAACAATGAGTTATTGAAAATATGAACAAAGAATTAATTAACGAAAATTCAATTATTACTTCTGATATACAAAAATTATATTTTTTAGTAGCAAAACAAACAAATTCTTTTAATTTTGTCGAAAACTCTTGATAA
- the gatB gene encoding Asp-tRNA(Asn)/Glu-tRNA(Gln) amidotransferase subunit GatB: MKLQPVIGIEIHIELKTKTKMFSNSPVTFASIPIPNSQVNEIDLGYPGSLPSINKQAVVLAIRACQALNMKINPILSFDRKNYFYPDLPKGYQITQQNNPMGSNGKLAITTNNVQQDILITRLHLEEDTAKQIHLDNITLLDYNRAGIGLIEIVSEPVIYDVETAINYIETLRKTLLHLGVSNAKMSEGSFRCDINISLRPIESKDFFKRVEVKNLNSLNNVKRAIEFEIKRQSNLINQGMPLKGNETRRFDEKTKTTILMRSKESTVDYKYFPEPNIVPIILEQHWIEEIINTSPESYPQKQIRYVETYGLHINEVNVLLQDIELTNFFEKTIEHTKYYRLVLNMLIGDISAYLKQKDASLLDTQLTPINLAQMVNILERKEISQRQAKTLLLHLLENNMSVVQSIKQLNLQQINDEKIIRSLIKPFILENLQILKDYPSRPERVLKFYMGHLMKVTKGQVNPEIGQRIIEEIIVENGPVQNSVSR, from the coding sequence ATGAAATTACAACCTGTTATTGGCATTGAAATTCATATTGAATTAAAAACAAAAACAAAGATGTTTTCTAATAGTCCGGTGACATTTGCTAGTATTCCTATTCCTAATAGTCAAGTAAATGAAATTGATTTAGGTTATCCGGGAAGTTTACCCTCTATTAATAAACAAGCTGTAGTATTAGCTATTAGAGCGTGTCAAGCGTTAAATATGAAGATTAATCCAATATTATCATTTGATCGTAAGAATTATTTTTATCCGGATTTACCTAAAGGATATCAAATAACCCAACAAAATAATCCAATGGGTAGTAATGGTAAATTAGCGATTACTACTAACAATGTGCAACAAGATATTTTGATTACGCGGTTGCATTTAGAAGAAGATACCGCTAAACAAATTCATTTAGATAATATTACTTTGTTAGATTATAATCGGGCTGGAATTGGTTTAATTGAGATTGTTAGTGAACCTGTTATTTATGATGTTGAGACGGCAATTAATTATATTGAAACATTGCGTAAGACATTATTACATTTAGGGGTTAGTAATGCTAAAATGAGTGAAGGTTCATTTCGTTGTGATATTAATATTTCTTTACGACCGATAGAAAGTAAAGATTTTTTTAAACGCGTGGAAGTTAAAAATTTAAATTCTTTAAATAATGTTAAAAGAGCGATTGAATTTGAAATTAAACGACAAAGTAATTTAATTAATCAAGGAATGCCTTTAAAGGGTAATGAAACACGCAGATTTGATGAAAAAACAAAAACAACAATTTTAATGCGTTCTAAAGAGTCAACGGTTGATTATAAGTATTTTCCCGAACCAAATATAGTTCCGATTATTTTAGAACAACATTGAATTGAAGAGATTATTAATACTAGTCCAGAATCGTATCCACAAAAACAAATTCGTTATGTAGAAACATATGGTTTGCATATTAATGAAGTTAATGTTTTGTTACAAGATATTGAATTAACTAATTTTTTTGAAAAGACAATTGAACATACTAAATATTATCGTTTGGTATTAAATATGCTTATTGGTGATATTAGTGCTTATTTGAAACAAAAAGATGCTTCTTTATTAGATACGCAGTTAACGCCGATTAATTTGGCACAGATGGTTAATATTTTAGAACGAAAGGAAATATCACAAAGACAAGCCAAGACATTGTTATTACATTTACTAGAAAATAATATGAGTGTTGTGCAGAGTATTAAACAACTTAACTTACAACAAATAAATGATGAAAAGATAATTAGGAGTTTAATTAAACCGTTTATTTTAGAAAACTTACAAATATTGAAAGATTATCCTTCTCGTCCTGAAAGAGTGTTAAAGTTTTATATGGGACACTTAATGAAAGTTACTAAGGGACAAGTTAATCCTGAAATAGGACAAAGAATTATTGAAGAAATAATTGTTGAAAACGGGCCTGTCCAAAATTCTGTGTCTCGATAA
- the tpiA gene encoding triose-phosphate isomerase: MRKPIIIGNWKMYKNINETKDFILQIEQKMINQNIDVGIAVSFPLLETSIRETSKLIISAQNCHFENDGAFTGEVSPLLLKTMNVSYVVLGHSERRSLFNESNKIINKKVLKALENNLKIILCCGETEEEYINKQTEVVVAQQLKIALENVSEKQLAQIVIAYEPVWAIGTGKTATVEVAQQVCQFIRKYIMEIYNVALSNKIRLQYGGSVKPDNIKALLEQPDIDGALVGGASLQVDSFLQLIS, encoded by the coding sequence ATGCGTAAACCAATTATTATCGGTAATTGAAAAATGTATAAAAATATTAATGAAACAAAAGATTTTATTTTGCAAATTGAACAGAAAATGATAAATCAGAATATTGATGTTGGAATTGCTGTTAGTTTTCCTTTATTGGAAACATCTATTCGTGAGACTAGTAAATTAATTATTAGTGCTCAAAATTGTCATTTTGAAAATGATGGTGCATTTACGGGAGAGGTGTCACCATTATTGTTAAAAACTATGAATGTTTCCTATGTTGTATTAGGACATTCTGAAAGAAGAAGTCTTTTTAATGAAAGTAATAAGATTATTAACAAAAAGGTTTTAAAGGCTTTAGAAAATAATTTAAAAATTATTCTTTGTTGTGGTGAAACGGAAGAAGAATATATTAATAAGCAAACAGAAGTAGTTGTTGCTCAGCAATTAAAGATAGCATTAGAAAATGTTAGTGAGAAACAGTTAGCACAAATTGTTATTGCTTATGAACCGGTTTGAGCTATTGGAACTGGAAAAACAGCAACAGTAGAAGTAGCACAACAAGTTTGTCAGTTTATTCGTAAATATATAATGGAAATATATAATGTTGCTCTAAGTAATAAGATTAGGCTTCAATATGGTGGTTCTGTTAAACCAGATAATATTAAAGCACTTTTAGAACAACCAGATATTGATGGAGCATTAGTTGGTGGTGCATCATTGCAAGTGGATTCATTCTTGCAATTAATTTCTTAA
- a CDS encoding HAD-IIB family hydrolase, which yields MCFNGCVIYDLKTKKNIWNAHLNEEDTKYIYEIIKKYDLNFWGYGLKNSAYTRKKSVAIMREAEINPKYKLKILNDWQALPACYTLTISLDDLEDMICENFKIEIEANKRIRITSSSLEKHQYLEIMPANFDKSKALKFLVNKWHLKLKNCMAIGDSLNDYEMLQKAGLGIMMKNGYSDLIKVATDMCDSNNKNGVGKAILKYILK from the coding sequence ATTTGTTTTAACGGTTGTGTTATTTATGATTTAAAAACTAAAAAGAATATTTGAAATGCTCATTTAAATGAAGAAGATACAAAATATATTTATGAAATTATTAAAAAATATGATTTGAATTTTTGAGGTTATGGTTTAAAAAATTCTGCCTATACAAGAAAAAAATCTGTTGCAATTATGCGAGAAGCAGAAATAAATCCTAAATATAAGTTAAAGATTTTAAATGATTGGCAAGCATTGCCAGCTTGTTATACATTAACTATTAGTTTAGATGATTTAGAGGATATGATTTGTGAAAATTTTAAAATTGAAATTGAAGCTAATAAACGAATTAGAATAACATCGTCATCGTTAGAAAAACATCAATATTTAGAGATTATGCCAGCAAATTTTGATAAATCTAAAGCTTTAAAGTTTCTTGTGAATAAATGACATCTTAAACTAAAAAATTGTATGGCAATTGGTGATTCTTTAAATGATTATGAAATGTTACAAAAAGCTGGTTTAGGAATAATGATGAAAAATGGTTATTCAGATTTAATAAAAGTAGCAACAGATATGTGTGATAGTAATAATAAAAATGGTGTTGGTAAAGCGATACTTAAATATATTTTAAAATAA
- a CDS encoding IS1/IS1595 family N-terminal zinc-binding domain-containing protein — protein sequence MEKIIQELVNTLTDDQFLEFYEKVKQQAELIKKQKRLNEIDQKFRAQGIKCPKCESYHCVKNGHNSEGKQKYLCKNCRASFDAFRNHFIYWSHLNYEQWNLLIQISLLGQSSKTISRFIKTTLKTAWYNRQKLMKSKQLENTQLKFKKLSGKIQIDETFIKEIHKGNFKYKTDPRRIHLDPFATNTKCCIQMAIDNNNNIYVKSTNTKRLQKQWVIENMNKELINENSIITSDMQKLYFLVAKQTNSTLCVTKTTINPEASYRNLNKISKLQSSLKEALIHYHGLGFTNIQNYLNLWKWKYQHKGLTPNQQTAVLYFNV from the coding sequence ATGGAAAAAATAATTCAAGAACTAGTAAATACTTTAACAGATGATCAATTTTTAGAATTTTATGAAAAAGTCAAACAACAAGCAGAATTAATAAAAAAACAAAAACGTTTAAATGAAATTGATCAAAAATTTAGAGCGCAAGGTATTAAATGCCCTAAATGTGAATCTTACCATTGCGTTAAAAATGGACATAATTCAGAAGGAAAACAAAAATATTTATGTAAAAATTGCCGTGCAAGTTTTGACGCTTTTCGTAATCATTTTATTTATTGAAGTCATTTAAATTATGAACAATGAAATTTATTGATTCAAATTTCATTGCTGGGGCAATCTAGTAAAACAATTTCTCGTTTTATTAAAACTACATTAAAAACTGCTTGATATAATCGTCAAAAATTAATGAAATCAAAACAATTAGAAAATACCCAATTAAAATTTAAAAAATTATCTGGTAAAATCCAAATCGATGAAACATTTATTAAAGAAATTCATAAAGGAAATTTCAAATATAAAACTGATCCACGAAGAATTCACCTTGACCCATTCGCAACTAATACTAAATGCTGTATTCAAATGGCAATTGATAATAATAACAATATTTATGTTAAATCCACAAACACCAAACGTTTACAAAAACAATGAGTTATTGAAAATATGAACAAAGAATTAATTAACGAAAATTCAATTATTACTTCTGATATGCAAAAATTATATTTTTTAGTAGCAAAACAAACAAATTCTACTTTATGTGTAACTAAAACAACAATTAATCCTGAAGCTAGTTATCGTAACTTAAATAAAATCAGTAAATTACAATCTAGTCTTAAAGAAGCCTTAATTCATTATCATGGTTTAGGTTTTACTAATATTCAAAATTATTTAAATCTCTGAAAATGAAAATACCAACATAAGGGTTTAACTCCAAACCAACAAACAGCGGTATTATATTTTAATGTATAA
- a CDS encoding HIT family protein, with translation MHEQSCLFCKIILHEIPSHIIYEDEHTIAFLDIMPLDKGHTLVIPKIHSTNFINTNDDIISFVNITAKKVAKQIEVQLNTSAFNFISNNGILAGQTIEHYHLHIIPKYSSHSGLQLPKSQMVVDSKELTTLQKNLNLVKKRIPNKI, from the coding sequence ATGCATGAACAATCTTGTTTATTTTGCAAAATAATTTTGCACGAAATTCCTAGTCATATAATTTATGAAGATGAACATACAATTGCCTTTTTAGACATTATGCCCCTTGACAAAGGACACACCCTAGTTATCCCTAAAATTCATAGTACAAATTTTATTAATACCAATGATGATATCATTTCTTTTGTTAATATTACTGCTAAAAAAGTCGCTAAACAAATTGAAGTGCAACTTAATACTTCAGCATTTAATTTTATTTCTAATAATGGCATTCTCGCTGGACAAACTATTGAACACTATCATTTACATATTATTCCTAAGTATTCTTCCCACAGTGGTTTACAATTACCAAAAAGTCAAATGGTTGTTGACAGTAAAGAACTAACAACATTACAAAAAAACTTAAATTTAGTTAAAAAAAGAATTCCTAACAAAATCTAG
- a CDS encoding 3'-5' exoribonuclease YhaM family protein, with the protein MIKDLKANSNVLDKFLVEKINQGTTSNGATYLTVTLKDKTGLIEARLWNSQREDAIRLQAGVIVKINGLVSEYQRSLQVKINNYEIIPLQEADLNLFVKSAPVSESLMWEQINAFIMEIKNDVWKQIVEEILKTQQDRFKISPAAVRHHHNIHSGLMWHTLTMLQTAEAICKIYNDRKINKSLLYAGIILHDMGKTKELQGDLTVEYSLQGKLIGHISIMAGEIATIGAKLQLDMQQVVLLQHMVLASHGKTEYGSPVLPQIMEAEILHHIDNLDARIYAIDSGLEQVENEAFSQRIGGLENRSFYRHNYFNSEI; encoded by the coding sequence ATGATTAAAGATTTAAAAGCAAATAGTAATGTTCTTGATAAATTCTTAGTTGAAAAAATTAATCAAGGAACAACAAGTAATGGAGCAACATATTTAACAGTAACTTTAAAAGATAAAACAGGACTTATTGAAGCCCGCTTATGAAATTCACAACGCGAAGATGCAATTAGATTACAAGCAGGAGTAATTGTTAAAATTAATGGTTTAGTTTCAGAATATCAAAGAAGTTTACAAGTTAAAATTAATAATTATGAAATTATTCCTTTACAAGAAGCAGATCTTAATTTGTTTGTTAAAAGTGCTCCAGTTAGTGAAAGTTTAATGTGGGAACAAATTAATGCGTTTATTATGGAAATTAAAAATGATGTTTGAAAACAAATTGTTGAAGAAATTTTAAAGACGCAACAAGATCGTTTTAAAATTTCTCCAGCAGCGGTTAGGCATCATCATAATATTCATTCGGGATTAATGTGACATACATTAACTATGTTACAAACAGCAGAAGCGATTTGTAAAATTTATAATGATCGTAAAATTAATAAAAGTTTATTATATGCGGGAATTATTTTACATGATATGGGAAAAACTAAAGAATTACAAGGTGATTTAACAGTTGAATATAGTTTGCAAGGTAAACTAATAGGGCATATTTCAATTATGGCTGGTGAAATTGCTACCATTGGTGCGAAATTACAATTAGATATGCAACAAGTAGTTTTATTGCAACATATGGTTTTAGCAAGTCATGGTAAAACTGAATATGGTTCGCCAGTTTTACCACAAATTATGGAAGCAGAAATTTTGCATCATATTGATAACTTAGATGCGAGAATTTATGCCATTGATAGTGGTTTAGAACAAGTTGAAAATGAAGCTTTTTCCCAACGCATTGGCGGACTAGAAAATCGTAGTTTTTATCGTCACAATTATTTTAACAGTGAAATTTAG
- a CDS encoding phospho-sugar mutase: MAYQKEYQKWLNNNDLEPQLREQLIAMNEKEIIDAFSNSLSFGTAGIRGVMGPGIARMNIYNIRKATIAFIQYLQKHYEMDELQKGIVIAHDNRHYSLEFSQEVANIFTSYSIPVYLFSNNDLRPTPLLSYSVRKLNALAGAVITASHNPPEYNGFKIYDENGCQFLPVVTDEVGNNMENIAIEDVFKLLKPIQKQLIKTVPIIVEEEYIKDVKALQFYPHEQKDIKIVFSNQHGTSRDWVMRVLQSSNYQVIPVKEQWDFDPNFSNTPSPNPEVAESFTLAIKYAKKNNADLIIINDPDSDRIGIAVLHHNEYFLLNGNETAPILLEYLLSHYQQQKIMPLNPVMYNTFVTGHLSDLVAKSYGCEVIKTLTGFKWIGNEMAKEKTRNINFVFGFEEAYGYVVKDLTRDKDGIAAAMVVAEACNYYRQQNKSLVDVLEDIYQKYGYFFYFNTVNVVLKGPSGQKAIKTILAKLRKDSIVSLNNIKLAKKEDYLQGLYNMPPQDLLKFYFNDGSWLAIRASGTEPKIKFYFVCVDKSVKAAKIKMELMFSDLEKNYLHLKKGKLDD, from the coding sequence ATGGCGTATCAAAAAGAATACCAAAAATGATTAAATAATAATGATTTGGAACCACAATTAAGAGAACAATTAATTGCAATGAATGAAAAAGAAATTATTGATGCTTTTAGTAATTCATTAAGTTTTGGTACAGCAGGAATTCGTGGGGTTATGGGACCTGGAATTGCAAGAATGAATATTTATAATATTAGAAAGGCAACAATTGCTTTTATCCAATATTTACAAAAACATTATGAAATGGATGAATTACAAAAAGGAATTGTTATTGCGCATGATAATCGCCATTATTCATTAGAATTTAGTCAAGAAGTAGCTAATATTTTTACTAGTTATAGTATTCCCGTATACTTGTTTTCTAATAATGATTTACGACCAACACCATTATTATCATATAGTGTGAGAAAATTAAATGCTTTAGCTGGTGCTGTCATTACTGCTAGTCATAATCCGCCAGAATATAATGGTTTTAAAATTTATGATGAAAATGGTTGTCAATTTTTACCAGTTGTTACTGATGAAGTTGGTAATAATATGGAAAATATTGCTATTGAGGATGTGTTTAAGTTACTAAAACCAATTCAAAAACAATTAATAAAAACTGTTCCCATTATTGTTGAAGAAGAATATATTAAAGATGTTAAAGCATTACAATTTTATCCTCATGAACAAAAGGATATTAAGATAGTTTTTTCTAATCAGCACGGTACTAGTCGTGATTGAGTAATGAGGGTTTTACAAAGTAGCAATTATCAAGTTATTCCTGTTAAAGAACAATGAGATTTTGATCCTAATTTTAGTAATACACCATCACCTAATCCAGAAGTTGCTGAATCTTTTACATTAGCTATTAAATATGCTAAAAAAAATAATGCTGACTTAATTATTATTAATGACCCTGATAGTGATAGAATCGGCATTGCAGTTTTACATCATAATGAGTATTTTTTATTAAATGGTAATGAAACAGCACCAATTTTGTTAGAATACTTATTAAGTCATTATCAACAGCAAAAAATTATGCCATTGAACCCAGTAATGTATAATACTTTTGTTACTGGTCATTTAAGTGATTTGGTAGCAAAATCTTATGGTTGTGAAGTTATTAAAACATTAACTGGTTTTAAATGAATTGGTAATGAAATGGCAAAAGAAAAGACACGAAATATAAATTTTGTTTTTGGTTTTGAAGAAGCATATGGTTATGTTGTTAAAGATTTAACTCGTGATAAAGATGGTATTGCCGCGGCAATGGTTGTTGCTGAGGCTTGTAATTATTATCGCCAACAAAATAAGTCATTAGTAGATGTTTTAGAAGATATTTATCAAAAATATGGATATTTTTTTTACTTTAATACGGTTAATGTTGTTTTAAAAGGTCCTAGTGGGCAAAAAGCAATTAAGACGATTTTAGCAAAGTTAAGAAAAGATTCAATTGTTAGTTTAAATAATATTAAATTAGCAAAAAAAGAAGATTATTTGCAAGGTTTATATAATATGCCTCCCCAAGATTTATTAAAATTTTATTTTAATGATGGTTCGTGGTTAGCAATAAGAGCTAGTGGTACCGAACCAAAAATTAAATTTTATTTTGTTTGTGTTGATAAATCAGTGAAAGCAGCAAAAATAAAAATGGAATTAATGTTTTCCGATTTAGAAAAAAATTATTTACATTTAAAGAAAGGGAAATTAGATGATTAA
- a CDS encoding TrkA family potassium uptake protein, protein MAAKEFCIIGLGNFGTAVAETLASMNHNVIVIDQDNSKIRKITGNFANINGYELDATDLEALESIGIKNINDIIIAIGSNIQSSVLVAVNLKELETTNIIAKAINNPHEKILRAIGINQIVKPDISSGRQTALKALWGLEVDIKDVDGEFSISLVEATNKIILGKPLEEIKLINNKRVNIIHIKHNKKIILPDADTILSYGDEVLFIAKNKYIQEIHEYITGAKETEDI, encoded by the coding sequence ATGGCAGCAAAAGAATTTTGTATAATTGGTTTAGGTAATTTCGGCACAGCAGTTGCAGAAACATTAGCATCAATGAACCACAATGTCATTGTTATTGATCAAGATAATAGTAAAATCAGAAAAATTACGGGAAATTTTGCTAACATTAACGGCTACGAATTAGATGCCACTGACTTAGAAGCATTAGAAAGTATTGGAATTAAAAATATTAATGACATTATTATTGCTATCGGTAGCAATATTCAATCATCAGTTCTAGTAGCTGTTAACCTAAAAGAATTAGAAACCACCAATATCATTGCTAAAGCTATTAACAATCCTCATGAAAAGATTTTACGAGCAATTGGGATTAATCAAATTGTCAAACCCGATATTTCCTCAGGAAGACAAACTGCCCTAAAAGCCCTATGAGGTCTAGAAGTTGACATTAAAGATGTTGATGGTGAATTTAGCATTAGTTTAGTTGAAGCCACAAACAAAATTATCTTAGGAAAACCCCTTGAAGAAATCAAACTAATTAACAACAAAAGAGTTAACATCATTCACATTAAACACAACAAAAAAATTATCCTACCCGATGCTGATACCATTCTTAGCTATGGGGACGAAGTGCTATTCATTGCTAAAAACAAATACATCCAAGAAATTCACGAATACATTACGGGAGCAAAAGAAACCGAAGATATTTAA